In Aspergillus nidulans FGSC A4 chromosome IV, a single window of DNA contains:
- a CDS encoding Zn(II)2Cys6 transcription factor domain-containing protein (transcript_id=CADANIAT00000396): protein MEAYKTQPPVRKLKDSCDVCSASKLRCDKQKPTCARCANLNRPCTYSPARRGGRPHRVRRDRSKSQSQSQSSRQFFGMPDANTSSSPFAEPTRVPSQTDRGMSCSNDWFLRTQSRVHDHIQDSQPSAQSAKVSPSPCKNPMNTRLAAETAETDMDCTRVALSIVEQLERSQEQRPRSTAPTYTHGGLTATEACQRLLTILMCPCSDQAEVALLVASGCISLMDVIHSSAGFASESLGHDGSVSSCNSPPISSEQDPLIRSWSQPQSISRSCSLASDSRSQVGDLSKIAKVIVQFTERYCQDAKVAAEPRAHWVTRYESLSR from the exons ATGGAGGCCTACAAGACCCAACCGCCAGTTCGAAAGCTAAAAGACTCGTGTGATGTCTGCTCTGCGTCCAAGCTGCGATGTGACAAGCAGAAACCGACCTGTGCACGGTGCGCAAACCTCAACCGCCCCTGCACATACAGTCCAGCTCGTCGTGGTGGTCGACCGCATCGTGTCCGGAGGGATAGAAGCAagagtcagagtcagagccaAAGCTCCCGGCAATTTTTTGGGATGCCCGATGCAAATACAAGCAGCAGCCCCTTCGCAGAGCCCACCAGAGTCCCCAGCCAGACCGACAGGGGGATGAGCTGCAGCAATGACTGGTTTCTACGCACACAGTCGAGAGTCCATGATCATATCCAGGATAGCCAGCCATCGGCACAATCTGCCAAAGTGTCGCCGTCCCCGTGTAAGAATCCAATGAACACAAGGCTTGCGGCGGAGACCGCCGAGACCGACATGGACTGCACCAGGGTTGCTCTGTCGATTGTCGAGCAGTTGGAGAGGAGCCAGGAGCAACGGCCTAGGTCCACCGCTCCTACCTACACGCATGGCGGCTTGACAGCGACCGAGGCGTGCCAGCGGCTGTTGACCATCCTCATGTGCCCCTGTTCCGATCAGGCTGAGGTGGCGCTCCTGGTAGCATCCGGATGCATTTCGCTGATGGACGTGATTCATAGCTCTGCCGGTTTTGCCAGTGAATCGCTAGGCCACGATGGGTCGGTGTCGTCTTGCAACAGCCCGCCCATTTCCTCTGAACAAGATCCCCTCATACGGTCATGGTCACAACCGCAGTCAATTtcgcgcagctgcagcttggcCAGCGACAGCCGAAGTCAGGTCGGCGATCTCTCCAAGATTGCCAAGGTTATTGTGCAGTTTACAGAGAGGTACTGCCAGGACGCGAAGG TTGCAGCGGAGCCTAGGGCTCACTGGGTAACCAGATATGAGTCCCTGTCTAGATGA